The Candidatus Methylomirabilota bacterium genome contains the following window.
TCTCCGCCATGGGCTGCAGGAAGATGCTGAGCGAGAGCATCGCCCCGAAGCCGACGCACGTGACGACGATGCCCGCTCCGACGATCACCCAGCCGTAGAAGACCTTCATGCCGTTACGGGCTGCAGGAGCTGGACCAGGTTCCCTTCGGGATCCTTCAAGGTCGCGATCCGCACGTTGTTGTAGTCCGTCGGATCCTCGACGAACTCGACCCCGGCGTCCTTCAAGCGCTTCCAGTCCGACCTGACGTCGTCGGTCGTGAGGGCGACCATGTGCCGCGCCGGGTCGGCATTGCGGCCGCGCACCTCACTGTGCGTACCCAGGGCGAGTGCCGGCGCCCCCAGGTCGCCCAGCACGACGAACCCTGGGGTCTG
Protein-coding sequences here:
- a CDS encoding VOC family protein — its product is MIKGLRGASIWSEDLGNLLPFYRDVLGLKVGIQTPGFVVLGDLGAPALALGTHSEVRGRNADPARHMVALTTDDVRSDWKRLKDAGVEFVEDPTDYNNVRIATLKDPEGNLVQLLQPVTA